The region ACGTACCCTGCCCCGCGACCATCATCGGTGCTTTCCAGATCAGGTACGCCACGCGGGAACGGACGCCAGCGGAGGGCGACAAGGTTGCAAAGTCGCGCGCGATTTCGTCGGCCAACGCCGTGGCTCGCCCAGGTTGCGCCACCAGATCGCCCACGGCGCGGATCATGCGCAGCGCGTCGTCGAGCGAGGCAATGTCGCTCATCCAGACGGGGTAACGGGCCGCCAGTTGCTCGATGCCCTCGCGTTCGTTTTCCTCTTTGTTGCCGATGATCAGGTCGGGTTGCAGGGACGCGATGGTGTCGAAGCGGTACTGTTTCGTGCCGCCGACGACCGGAATGGCCGTGACGTGGTCGGCCGGATGAACACAAAATTTGGTACGCCCCACCACCGGCGCCCCCAGATCGAGTAAAAGTTCGGTCTGCGAGGGCACTAACGAAACGATGCGTTGCGGCCTTTGCGGCACGGCAACGCATCGTCCCATCTGATCGACCACCGGGCGGATCATGGTATTTTTACTGGATATAGCGAAAATCGTGGCCGTTTTCGAGGGCCAGCAGCGTTTCGTACATCAGCCGGATGACGTTTTCCACGTCGTCTTTGTGGACGGTTTCCACGGTAGTATGCATGTATTTCAGCGGCAGGGAAATCAGCGCCGACGCCACCCCTTCGGCCGAGTAGGCAAAGGCATCGGTATCCGTACCGGTGAAGCGGGTAGCCGCCGCCCGCTGGAACGGCAGTTCTTTGTCTTCCGCCACCTGAATAATCAGGTCCAGCAGGTTGTTCTGCACGGCGGGCCCGTAGGTCAGCACCGGACCGCTGCCGCATTTCTGGTCCCCTTGCTCCACTTTGTTGTACAGCGGCGACTGCGTATCGTGACACACGTCCGTGACAATGGCCACATTGGGCTTGATGCGCCGAGAAATCATTTCGGCACCCCGCAGGCCAATTTCTTCCTGTACGGCATTGACCACGTAAACACCAAAATCCAGCTTCACGTTGTTTTCTTTCAGGCGACGGGCCACTTCGGCGATCATAAACCCACCGATGCGGTTGTCGAGCGCGCGCCCCACGTAGTAGCGGTTGTTCAGTTCCATAAACTCGTCCTCGAACGTCACCACACAGCCCACGTGAATGCCCATCGAGAGCACCTCATCTTTGTTGCTGGCGCCGCAGTCAAGGCACAGATTTTTCTGGTCGGGTTTCGGGTCCGATTTCTCGTCCTTCCGTACGTGGATGGCCGGCCAGCCGAACACCGCCTTCACGATGCCCTTTTTCGTGTGGATGTTCACCCGCTTGGAAGGCGCAATGGCGTAGTCGGAGCCGCCGTTCCGCCGGATGTAGATGTAACCCTGATCGTTGATGTAATGCACAAACCACGAAATTTCGTCGGCGTGCGCCTCGATCACCACTTTGTAGTCTGCTTCGGGATTGATAATCCCCACCACCGAGCCGTAGACATCGGTCTGGTAAGTGTCGATGTACGGTTTGATGTAATCGAGCCACAGTTGCTGGCCCGAGGTTTCGAAGCCCGTCGGTGAGGCGTTGTTGAGGTATTTGACTAGAAACTCTTTGCTCTTATCGTCCATAATGTGTTCAAATTGCGTTGCGGGCAAAGATAGCAAAGGGCCGACAAGCACAGGTGCAGAAAAGACTTAACACCCTCATCCTGAATTTCTCCCTGGGGATCTTCTCTTCTTTTTTGCTTCTTGCATAAAATCCATAACTCGTATGATCACGGTCCCTACCCGCGGCGGCATGCAGCCTTTTTCCCCTGACCTGCTGGACCAATGGTTTTACAAAGCAGGATTCCACAAAGTCGCGTTTACAAAACCTTTTATCCGGCTGAGCACTTGCGCATACGACAAAATCATTGTCTACAAATTGACCCAAAACCCACTGTTCACTACGTATTATAAGGAAGCTTCGGCTGGAGGGCTCATCGTGTTCGAAGTATCCGTTCAAGAGGGCTTTTTA is a window of Catalinimonas alkaloidigena DNA encoding:
- a CDS encoding M42 family metallopeptidase — encoded protein: MDDKSKEFLVKYLNNASPTGFETSGQQLWLDYIKPYIDTYQTDVYGSVVGIINPEADYKVVIEAHADEISWFVHYINDQGYIYIRRNGGSDYAIAPSKRVNIHTKKGIVKAVFGWPAIHVRKDEKSDPKPDQKNLCLDCGASNKDEVLSMGIHVGCVVTFEDEFMELNNRYYVGRALDNRIGGFMIAEVARRLKENNVKLDFGVYVVNAVQEEIGLRGAEMISRRIKPNVAIVTDVCHDTQSPLYNKVEQGDQKCGSGPVLTYGPAVQNNLLDLIIQVAEDKELPFQRAAATRFTGTDTDAFAYSAEGVASALISLPLKYMHTTVETVHKDDVENVIRLMYETLLALENGHDFRYIQ
- a CDS encoding ABC transporter substrate-binding protein, coding for MIRPVVDQMGRCVAVPQRPQRIVSLVPSQTELLLDLGAPVVGRTKFCVHPADHVTAIPVVGGTKQYRFDTIASLQPDLIIGNKEENEREGIEQLAARYPVWMSDIASLDDALRMIRAVGDLVAQPGRATALADEIARDFATLSPSAGVRSRVAYLIWKAPMMVAGQGTFIHEVLTWAGWANAFGDLPRYPEITPDELTAARPDHIFLSSEPYPFGEKHRVEFQTLCPAASVHLVDGELFSWYGSRLRHAVAYLRALRTTLAANHD